Proteins from a genomic interval of Lactococcus protaetiae:
- the tilS gene encoding tRNA lysidine(34) synthetase TilS, with protein MTLFNWLYDLQEKLDIKLGIAHINHGVRVESEHEERAIREMSNKLAVPIFVDRFTGEFTERDAREFRYKFFDKIMHENAYTAVVTAHHKGDVVETVLMREITGRPLRSLQGISDCQPFATGELIRPLLEFEKIELDAPVFFEDWTNHGTDQLRNRIRNQLIPNLKKENPQFTEAILSLTSEISMAMSIITDKISELDIVSKKISLTDFCQHSKALQHFILQEYFAQFPELSMNKSKFEELIHIINRPQQYREKLNKTVLFVKTKDEFYIEKYYPELEQEADKKLSVLTENPNDDSFMQVNLPATGKIVIRKRAPGDVILINGHHKKLRKYFIEQKIPLEKRDNLLIFVEKELYAVVDVICSDLSKSAKNDKMGRTLWVKPSVREEKQHA; from the coding sequence ATGACGCTTTTTAATTGGCTCTATGATTTACAAGAAAAACTTGATATTAAACTTGGTATTGCTCATATTAACCATGGTGTGAGAGTAGAGTCTGAGCATGAAGAGCGGGCTATTCGAGAGATGAGTAACAAGTTAGCAGTTCCTATTTTTGTTGATAGGTTTACAGGAGAGTTTACAGAGCGCGATGCACGAGAATTTCGCTATAAATTCTTTGATAAAATAATGCATGAAAATGCTTATACAGCAGTGGTTACAGCTCATCACAAAGGAGATGTAGTAGAGACAGTGCTGATGCGTGAAATTACTGGACGACCTCTTAGAAGTTTACAAGGTATATCAGATTGTCAACCATTTGCAACGGGTGAACTCATTCGACCATTGTTAGAGTTTGAAAAGATAGAACTTGATGCACCAGTTTTTTTTGAAGATTGGACTAATCATGGAACAGACCAGCTGAGAAATAGAATTCGAAATCAACTCATCCCAAATTTAAAAAAAGAAAATCCCCAATTTACAGAGGCAATATTATCGCTGACATCTGAAATTAGTATGGCGATGTCAATTATTACTGACAAAATTTCAGAACTAGATATTGTCAGTAAAAAAATATCACTGACAGACTTTTGTCAGCATAGTAAAGCCTTGCAGCACTTTATCTTACAAGAATATTTTGCTCAATTTCCAGAGCTGAGTATGAATAAATCTAAATTTGAAGAGTTGATTCATATTATCAATCGACCTCAACAATATCGTGAGAAATTGAATAAAACGGTACTTTTTGTTAAGACAAAAGATGAATTTTATATTGAAAAATATTATCCAGAGTTAGAACAGGAGGCTGACAAAAAACTGTCAGTACTGACAGAAAATCCTAATGATGATAGCTTTATGCAAGTGAATTTACCAGCAACAGGAAAGATTGTAATTAGAAAAAGAGCACCAGGTGATGTGATTTTGATTAATGGCCATCATAAAAAACTAAGAAAATATTTTATTGAGCAAAAAATTCCACTTGAAAAGCGCGATAATTTACTCATTTTTGTTGAAAAAGAGCTTTATGCAGTAGTTGATGTTATATGCTCTGATTTGAGTAAAAGTGCTAAAAATGATAAAATGGGAAGGACATTATGGGTTAAACCCAGTGTAAGAGAGGAAAAGCAACATGCTTGA
- the hpt gene encoding hypoxanthine phosphoribosyltransferase, protein MLDRDIEKVLVSEDEIIEKSKELGAILTKEYADKNPLVLGILRGSVPFLAELIKHIDAHLETDFMTVSSYHGGTKSSGEVKLILDVDTAVKDRDILIVEDIIDTGRTLKYLKELLEHRGARVKIVTLLDKPEGRVVEIAPDYSGFTIPNEFVVGFGLDYNENYRNLPYVGVLKPEVYTK, encoded by the coding sequence ATGCTTGATAGAGATATTGAAAAAGTGCTTGTTTCAGAAGATGAAATTATCGAAAAATCTAAAGAGCTTGGCGCGATTTTGACTAAAGAATATGCTGATAAAAATCCGTTAGTTCTAGGAATTTTAAGGGGTTCTGTTCCGTTTTTGGCTGAGTTGATTAAACACATTGATGCCCATCTTGAAACAGATTTTATGACTGTTTCAAGCTATCACGGTGGTACAAAATCATCAGGTGAAGTCAAGTTAATTTTAGATGTTGATACAGCTGTCAAAGACCGTGATATTCTTATTGTTGAGGATATTATTGATACGGGACGTACCTTGAAGTATTTGAAAGAGCTTTTAGAACATCGTGGTGCTCGTGTAAAAATCGTTACTTTGCTTGATAAGCCTGAAGGACGTGTTGTTGAGATTGCTCCAGATTATTCTGGTTTCACTATTCCAAATGAATTTGTTGTCGGATTTGGATTAGATTATAATGAAAATTATCGGAACCTTCCCTACGTTGGTGTCCTAAAACCAGAGGTTTACACAAAATAA
- the ftsH gene encoding ATP-dependent zinc metalloprotease FtsH — protein MNNNKQPKQGNFVKNIFMWVMLAIIVVVGFNFFFSNNHSNVDKISYSQLMTKLDDGKIKTITMQPSDSLITVTGEYKEPVKVDNAGSFPLLGNSTTEVKEFQAYIIPTDSIVKDMQNVASDNDVKISVIQASSSGMWIQILSYIIPMLLFVGVFWLMMGGMGSRGGGGAGNPMSFGKSRAKQQDGKTSKVRFADVAGSEEEKQELVEVVDFLKNPKKYHDLGARIPAGVLLEGPPGTGKTLLAKAVAGEAGVPFYSISGSDFVEMFVGVGASRVRDLFENAKKTSPSIIFIDEIDAVGRQRGAGLGGGNDEREQTLNQLLVEMDGFQDNANSVIVIAATNRSDVLDPALLRPGRFDRKVLVGAPDVKGREAVLRVHAKNKPLDSSVDLKVIAQQTPGFVGADLENVLNEAALVAARRNKRVIDASDIDEAQDRVIAGPAKKDKKISEHERETVAYHEAGHTIVGLVLSNANTVHKVTIVPRGRAGGYMIALPKEDQFLLSKEDMKENLAGLMGGRAAEQIIYNQITTGASNDFEQATRIARGMVTQYGMSERLGTVSYEGDHAVFIGRDYGQTKTYSEATAIAIDEEIRAITKEAYDKAVEVIQAHREQHKAIAMALLKYETLNAKQILSLFNTGKMPEGEGVEESSIEPKSFDEILSAKNDFSNINIYNGDETSNSEPENKESENETAE, from the coding sequence ATGAATAACAACAAGCAACCAAAACAAGGAAATTTTGTAAAAAATATCTTCATGTGGGTCATGTTAGCTATTATCGTTGTTGTCGGGTTCAATTTCTTTTTCAGTAATAACCATTCAAACGTAGATAAAATCAGCTATTCACAATTAATGACTAAGCTCGATGATGGCAAGATTAAGACAATCACAATGCAGCCATCTGATAGTTTGATAACTGTTACAGGGGAATATAAAGAGCCAGTAAAAGTTGACAATGCGGGGAGCTTCCCACTTTTAGGAAATTCAACAACTGAAGTTAAGGAATTTCAAGCGTATATTATCCCGACAGATAGTATTGTTAAAGATATGCAAAATGTTGCATCAGATAATGATGTAAAAATAAGTGTTATCCAAGCTTCATCAAGCGGTATGTGGATTCAAATCCTTTCATACATTATCCCTATGCTCCTTTTCGTGGGTGTTTTCTGGTTGATGATGGGTGGAATGGGTTCCCGTGGTGGCGGTGGTGCAGGCAATCCGATGTCATTTGGAAAATCTCGTGCCAAACAGCAAGATGGTAAGACATCAAAAGTTCGTTTTGCTGATGTTGCAGGTTCAGAAGAAGAAAAACAAGAGCTTGTTGAAGTCGTAGACTTCCTCAAAAATCCTAAGAAATATCATGATTTAGGTGCTCGTATTCCTGCTGGTGTACTTCTTGAGGGTCCTCCAGGTACAGGTAAAACTTTGCTTGCTAAGGCAGTTGCTGGTGAGGCAGGAGTTCCTTTTTACAGTATTTCGGGTTCTGATTTCGTAGAAATGTTTGTCGGTGTCGGGGCCTCACGTGTACGTGACCTTTTCGAAAATGCTAAGAAAACCTCTCCATCAATTATCTTCATTGATGAAATTGATGCTGTTGGACGTCAACGTGGCGCAGGTCTTGGTGGTGGTAACGATGAGCGTGAGCAAACTTTGAATCAACTTCTTGTAGAGATGGATGGTTTCCAAGATAATGCCAACTCTGTTATCGTCATTGCAGCTACTAACCGTTCAGATGTACTTGACCCAGCATTGTTGCGTCCAGGACGTTTTGACCGTAAGGTTCTTGTTGGCGCTCCAGATGTTAAGGGTCGTGAAGCTGTGCTTCGTGTCCATGCTAAAAATAAACCACTTGATTCAAGTGTTGACCTCAAAGTTATTGCTCAACAAACTCCAGGTTTCGTTGGTGCAGACCTTGAAAATGTCCTAAATGAAGCAGCTCTTGTCGCTGCCCGCCGTAATAAGAGAGTTATTGATGCATCTGACATTGATGAAGCTCAAGACCGAGTTATTGCAGGTCCAGCGAAGAAAGACAAGAAGATTTCAGAACATGAACGTGAAACAGTGGCTTACCACGAAGCAGGTCATACCATTGTTGGACTTGTTCTTTCAAATGCCAATACAGTTCATAAAGTTACAATTGTTCCACGTGGTCGTGCTGGCGGATATATGATTGCTCTTCCCAAAGAAGATCAGTTCCTCTTGTCTAAGGAAGATATGAAAGAAAATCTTGCAGGACTTATGGGTGGTCGCGCAGCTGAGCAAATTATCTACAACCAAATTACTACTGGTGCCTCTAATGACTTTGAACAAGCTACACGTATTGCTCGCGGAATGGTTACTCAGTATGGAATGTCTGAAAGACTAGGTACAGTTAGTTATGAAGGTGACCATGCGGTGTTCATTGGACGTGACTATGGTCAAACGAAAACTTACTCCGAAGCAACAGCAATTGCTATTGATGAAGAAATTCGTGCAATTACGAAAGAAGCTTATGATAAAGCAGTTGAAGTCATTCAAGCACATCGTGAACAACATAAAGCAATTGCGATGGCATTGCTTAAATATGAAACGCTTAATGCTAAACAAATTCTTTCACTTTTCAACACAGGTAAAATGCCTGAAGGTGAAGGAGTGGAAGAAAGTAGTATTGAGCCAAAATCATTTGATGAAATTTTATCAGCAAAAAATGATTTCTCAAATATTAATATTTATAATGGTGATGAAACATCAAATTCTGAACCAGAAAATAAAGAATCAGAGAATGAAACAGCCGAATAA
- a CDS encoding PTS transporter subunit EIIC, translating into MTEKVSLKVKVQRFGTFLSMMVMPNIPALIAWGFITSLFLTPGGWIVAIWPHSVGFTKEISNVIGPMLGYMIPLLIAYTGGKNVYGSERGGVVGAIGAMGCFVAAEVGPGIPMILGAMVVGPLGGWLQKKFDNWVQPHIKTGLEMLVNNFSAGFMGLFLAIISYKVVEPFVDFFTNIAHDGVQALINAHLIPLANLFIEPAKILFLNNAINHGILTPLGLDQAKTAGKSILFLLEANPGPGLGILIAFWLFGKGTAKATAPGAIIIQFIGGIHEIYFPYVMMKPALFLAVMAGGVSGTFMNNILNTGLVAPAAPGSIIAIFAQGSSPAAGGIMNFVKILIAVLVAAAVSFIVAAIILRRDKSMVDDTAFTEAKAGVAADKAVSKGQNTSSVATSVDFSNVKHIIFACDAGMGSSAMGASILRNKAKKAGLTQDVTNVAIANLKAGSDTIVVTQEELAPRAATMAPESIRYSVANFLNSPKYDEIINTLTGADEIIATPVSVETSNDDEIDLNQIDEVVFAHDSAHTGSSTMGKETIQAIFHNHGVKIPVSDVEFIGLGAFNASNIMIVTTQEFTDTAKSKAPNAQHLSVESLITTPEYLNMVKRMNK; encoded by the coding sequence ATGACTGAAAAAGTTAGTTTGAAAGTAAAAGTCCAACGTTTTGGTACTTTCTTATCAATGATGGTTATGCCTAATATCCCAGCATTAATTGCTTGGGGATTTATTACCTCATTGTTTTTGACACCTGGTGGATGGATTGTTGCGATTTGGCCACATTCTGTAGGTTTTACGAAAGAAATTTCAAATGTTATTGGCCCAATGTTGGGTTATATGATTCCTCTACTTATCGCGTATACTGGTGGTAAAAATGTTTACGGTAGCGAACGCGGAGGTGTTGTAGGTGCTATTGGTGCAATGGGATGTTTTGTTGCAGCAGAAGTTGGACCTGGAATTCCTATGATTTTAGGAGCTATGGTTGTAGGTCCTCTTGGTGGATGGTTACAAAAGAAATTTGATAATTGGGTACAACCTCATATTAAAACAGGTTTGGAAATGTTAGTTAATAACTTTTCTGCTGGTTTTATGGGATTATTTCTTGCAATCATTTCTTATAAGGTAGTTGAACCATTCGTTGATTTCTTTACAAATATTGCTCATGATGGTGTGCAAGCATTGATTAATGCTCACTTGATTCCATTGGCTAATTTATTTATTGAGCCAGCTAAAATCTTGTTTCTTAATAATGCTATTAATCATGGTATTTTGACACCCCTTGGTCTTGATCAAGCAAAGACTGCGGGTAAATCAATTCTTTTCCTTTTGGAAGCTAATCCTGGTCCTGGGCTTGGTATTTTGATTGCTTTCTGGTTATTCGGTAAAGGTACTGCGAAAGCGACGGCTCCTGGTGCTATCATTATTCAATTTATTGGTGGTATCCATGAAATTTATTTCCCATATGTTATGATGAAACCTGCACTGTTCCTTGCTGTTATGGCTGGTGGTGTATCTGGCACATTTATGAACAATATTTTGAACACAGGTCTTGTAGCTCCAGCTGCGCCTGGTTCGATTATTGCAATCTTTGCGCAAGGTTCTTCTCCTGCTGCAGGTGGTATTATGAACTTTGTCAAGATTTTGATTGCCGTTCTTGTAGCTGCTGCGGTATCTTTCATTGTAGCTGCTATAATTTTAAGACGTGATAAGTCTATGGTGGATGATACAGCGTTTACTGAGGCTAAAGCTGGTGTAGCCGCTGACAAAGCTGTATCAAAAGGTCAAAATACTTCGTCTGTAGCTACGTCAGTAGATTTCTCGAATGTAAAACATATTATCTTTGCTTGTGACGCTGGGATGGGATCGTCTGCGATGGGGGCTTCTATCTTGCGTAATAAAGCCAAAAAAGCAGGATTAACTCAAGATGTGACAAATGTTGCTATTGCAAACCTTAAAGCAGGCTCTGATACGATTGTTGTTACTCAGGAAGAGTTAGCTCCTCGGGCTGCTACAATGGCTCCAGAATCGATTCGTTATTCTGTTGCTAATTTCTTAAATTCACCTAAGTATGATGAAATTATCAATACCTTAACAGGTGCTGACGAAATTATTGCAACTCCTGTCAGTGTTGAAACTTCGAATGATGATGAAATTGATCTAAATCAAATTGATGAAGTGGTTTTTGCTCATGATAGTGCGCATACAGGGTCTAGTACGATGGGTAAAGAGACAATTCAAGCGATTTTCCATAATCATGGTGTAAAAATTCCAGTGTCAGATGTTGAGTTTATTGGTCTTGGAGCTTTTAATGCTTCAAATATCATGATTGTAACGACTCAAGAATTTACAGACACAGCGAAATCAAAAGCACCAAATGCGCAACATCTTTCAGTAGAGAGCCTAATTACAACACCTGAATATTTGAACATGGTTAAACGAATGAATAAATGA
- a CDS encoding BglG family transcription antiterminator, which translates to MLITSREQKLIHEFLKSGTLTISEMLELTGTSRRTLYRDLDKLQQSLPQGVSLRTSGDGYLLTGNLKLLTEARELVEYSSVERLHGELMLLIEDRASIASITESFGVSQPTATSDLRQIEQTLLENELMLEREQGLSIKGREENIRSVLVASIYNSCSIHDAISGNFAENKVLAFLDLEKFSQAQTAFEAMDLQESMTDKVRVLMQFFLTAVLLRLDKQRFVDTSSVRRPSKRSLNFVNQLLTKLSVNNFTIAEITYLAAVYDVLYFGFGREILFMEKFDTDFSYKIRQLIEQVSQQLEIEFSKDDRLYGLLYAHLKESDVLPTLFSEKQNDFVKKIESDNEKIFQVVQTALTQVFAKRFSEMEFAFVTLHFVATLERSDLVLPLRAALVSSRGRISCEFLMSSLRKNFPFLKKIDLIQSSTKFDKNLYDVIFTTEKELDYIYVSRTLEQKNLDDIRHKLRTIQQGSRAVSTDENQKNFINLNQMFSTGQAIVTDFKVTHITNLSVLTDVVNKVVSTVNEDNQKELAKLLEKRFEETHLAIPDTKMALLHGVHPSVVAPLFRIFDLSQEVEVIAMNRKPLKIKRILLLLAPPEVPDYVAYLLGKISSSIIENKLYTTIYDSGNYAIVSELLRQIITESIRKYGE; encoded by the coding sequence ATGCTTATTACAAGTCGTGAGCAAAAATTAATTCATGAATTTTTAAAAAGTGGAACACTCACGATTTCTGAGATGTTAGAGCTGACGGGAACAAGCCGAAGAACGCTTTATCGTGATTTAGATAAGCTACAGCAATCCTTACCTCAAGGTGTGAGTTTACGGACTTCTGGTGATGGATACTTACTGACAGGAAACCTCAAGTTGCTGACAGAGGCGCGTGAATTAGTCGAATATTCGTCAGTAGAGCGTCTTCATGGTGAATTGATGCTATTGATTGAGGATAGGGCCTCAATTGCCTCCATAACGGAGAGTTTTGGTGTAAGTCAACCAACAGCAACAAGTGATTTGCGTCAGATTGAACAAACTTTGCTTGAGAATGAGCTGATGCTGGAACGTGAGCAAGGGCTGAGCATCAAAGGACGTGAGGAAAATATTAGGTCAGTATTAGTTGCAAGTATCTACAATTCATGTTCAATTCACGATGCAATTTCTGGAAATTTTGCTGAGAATAAGGTTTTAGCTTTCTTGGATTTAGAAAAATTTAGTCAAGCACAAACGGCTTTTGAAGCAATGGATTTACAAGAGTCAATGACAGATAAAGTTCGTGTATTGATGCAATTTTTTTTGACAGCAGTATTGCTAAGACTGGATAAGCAACGATTTGTTGATACTTCTAGCGTTAGACGACCAAGTAAACGTTCTCTTAACTTTGTAAACCAATTGTTGACCAAATTATCTGTAAACAACTTTACAATTGCTGAAATTACTTATTTGGCGGCAGTCTATGATGTACTCTATTTTGGTTTCGGACGTGAAATTCTCTTTATGGAGAAGTTTGATACTGATTTTTCTTATAAAATTAGGCAACTTATTGAGCAAGTTTCGCAACAGCTTGAGATTGAGTTTAGCAAGGATGATAGGTTATATGGCTTGCTTTATGCCCATTTGAAAGAGTCTGATGTGTTGCCTACGCTTTTCTCAGAAAAACAAAATGACTTTGTTAAAAAGATTGAATCTGATAATGAGAAAATTTTTCAAGTTGTGCAAACGGCACTGACACAAGTTTTTGCCAAACGTTTTTCTGAAATGGAATTTGCGTTTGTGACTTTACATTTTGTTGCCACATTGGAGCGAAGCGACCTTGTTTTACCACTCAGAGCTGCACTTGTAAGTAGTCGAGGACGTATTTCTTGTGAATTTTTAATGAGTAGTTTGAGAAAAAACTTTCCATTTTTAAAGAAAATTGACTTGATTCAAAGTTCAACAAAGTTTGATAAAAATCTGTATGATGTCATTTTTACAACGGAAAAAGAACTTGATTATATTTATGTCAGTCGAACATTAGAACAAAAAAATTTGGATGATATTCGACATAAATTACGGACAATTCAGCAAGGTTCAAGAGCTGTCAGTACTGATGAAAATCAAAAGAACTTTATCAATCTCAATCAGATGTTTAGTACAGGGCAGGCTATAGTGACAGACTTCAAAGTGACTCATATCACAAATCTGTCAGTACTGACAGATGTTGTCAATAAAGTTGTCAGCACTGTAAACGAAGATAATCAGAAAGAACTTGCAAAGTTACTGGAAAAAAGATTTGAAGAAACACATTTGGCAATTCCAGATACAAAAATGGCGTTACTTCACGGTGTTCACCCATCAGTTGTTGCTCCTTTATTTAGAATTTTTGACTTAAGTCAAGAAGTTGAAGTCATTGCAATGAATCGAAAACCACTCAAGATTAAGCGTATATTACTTCTACTTGCTCCACCAGAAGTGCCAGATTATGTTGCTTATCTTTTGGGGAAAATTTCAAGTTCAATTATTGAAAATAAACTTTACACAACAATCTACGACTCAGGAAATTACGCTATTGTTAGTGAGCTTTTAAGACAAATTATTACAGAATCAATAAGAAAATATGGAGAATAA
- a CDS encoding PTS sugar transporter subunit IIA: MEIQKNLIKLNQNFATKEEAIEFCGDLLVAGGHVTPDYIPAMLKRNEELSVYMGNFIAIPHGTDEAKKEVLKTGISIVQVPRGVNFGTEEEPKVATVLFGIAGVGNEHLDLIQKISIFCADVDNVVKLADAQTVEEVVGYFAD; this comes from the coding sequence ATGGAAATTCAAAAAAATCTGATTAAACTTAATCAAAATTTTGCAACGAAAGAAGAAGCCATAGAATTTTGTGGTGATCTACTTGTAGCAGGAGGCCATGTCACACCTGATTATATTCCTGCAATGCTCAAGAGAAATGAAGAGTTATCTGTTTACATGGGAAACTTTATTGCAATCCCTCATGGTACAGATGAAGCTAAAAAAGAAGTACTTAAAACGGGGATTTCAATTGTTCAAGTACCGCGTGGTGTAAACTTTGGCACAGAAGAAGAACCAAAAGTAGCTACAGTACTTTTTGGAATTGCTGGTGTAGGCAACGAACATCTTGATTTAATTCAAAAAATTTCAATTTTTTGTGCAGACGTTGACAATGTTGTAAAGCTGGCAGATGCACAAACAGTTGAGGAAGTTGTCGGTTATTTTGCTGATTAA